From Saccharibacillus brassicae:
CCGCAGCTCGACGGACAGATTGCGGATATCGTCGAGCAGGCGGGTCATCGACGCTTCGGTCTGCTTGACCTTTTTGAGCACCGTCTCGTCGTCCGTCATGTATTTGAGCACGCGCAGGTCGATCACGGCGCTCATCAGTTCCTGCGCCACGCTGTCGTGCAGCTCGCGCGACAGGCGCTTGCGCTCGTTCTCCTGCGCTTCGATCACATGCCGCAGCATCGTGTTCTGGTACAGCCGCTCCTGCACCCGCAGCTGCGGAGTCAGGTCGCGCAGCATGAACACCCGCGTGCCGTCTTCCGGATCGACCGTATGGAACGAACCGGCATAAGGCACGACCCCTTTATTTTTCGTCTCCAGATACACCTGAAACGACGTATGTTCTTCCGATTCGGGAATCTTCATATAGCAGTCCAGGCAGGTCCGCTGCTCGGTATCGCTCGTGTAGCCGCGGCACGTGCCGCACAGCGCGTTGTCGCTGCCTTGATACAGCTTCATCAGCACGTCGTCGGACACGATCTCTTCGGCCGCCGGATTCATGGCCAGCGCCCGCCCCGTTTTGTCAAAAAAGAAAATCGCTTCCTTGCTGTTCTGGAACAGCTTCATCATCAGCGGGTTCATGCGTCCGGCTTCCGGGGTTCGGCTCAATTCGAAGCCACCTCCCTGCCGTCCAGCTCGCCGATGCCCGAACGCGCCGCTTGTTCCAGCGCCTGCATCAGCTCGGGCGTCATCCGCCCTTCTTCGCGGAATCCCGCCAGCAGGACGCCGGCGACGCGCGCATCGTTCCACAGCGGAACGGCGCCGAGACTTTCGAGCTTCTCCGATTGGACGATCGGATAATTGAACAGGCTGTCGGCTCCCACGTACGCGGGAACCGACGGAATGAACACCGATTTGCCCGTTTTGAACACGATGCCCGCGATGCCTTTGCCGGACTGGAGCATGATGCGGCGAAAACGCTCGTTGCGGTTGCCCGCCGCGTATTTCCAGCGGATGACGTACTGCTGTTCGGCCGGCTCGACGAGAGCCAGCGCCAGGAAGTCGTAGCCGAACGCCTGCCGGATCGCTTCGAGTTCCCGTTGGTAATCTGCGTAAAGTTCCATGCTCATGTCTCTCCCCGCGCAAACGGAAAAGCGGGCAAAGCCCGCTCCCCTAGTTGGATTTGTGTCTTCTGTACAGGATATAACTTCTTCCGACATAATTCAACGGCACGCTCCAGACGTGCACGAGCCGGGTGAACGGCCAGAACGCGAAGATCGCGAAGCCGGTCAGCGCATGGATTTTGAACGACATCGGCACGTTATGCATCAGCGAAGCGTCCGGGCGCAGCAGGAACAATCCGCGGAACCAGACCGAGATCGACTCGCGGTAATCGAATGTCGGCTGTACGGCGTTCGTGAACAGCGTGGCGTACATGCCCATGAACACGATGAACAGCAGCAGCACGTTGACGATCAGGTCGGACGCGGAGCTGAGCCGGCGCACATTGCGGATCGTGAAGCGCCGCGAGGTCAGCAGCAGCATGCCGATCAGCGTCATCGCGCCGAAGATGCCGCCGATGTACACGGCTCCGATATGGTAGATATGCTCGCTGACGCCCATCGCCGCCATCCACGATTTCGGGATCAGCAGACCGGATACGTGACCGAAAATGACCGGGATAATGCCGAGATGAAACAGCAGGCTGCCGAACATGAGCTGTTTTTTCTCGATAAATTCGCTTGATTTGGCTGTCCAGCTGAATTGGTCGTGCCGGTAACGGAAAATATGACCCACGACGAAAATCATGAGGCAGGCGTAAGGGAAAATGACCCACAGCAGTTGATCGAACATATTCATGGATTCACGGTCTCCTGTTCCAGGCACGCTTTCAAAGTCCGGCGCAGTCCCTGCACCAGATGACGGTACGGGCTGTCCAGCTGTTCGAGCGCGGCCAGCAAATGGTACGTGCCGTCTTCGAGTACCCCGAAGATCAGCCGGAAGTTTTCGGGCGCTTTGCGCTCTTTCATCCATTCCGCGGCGTACAGAAACTCGCACATCAGCGGCAGGTAATCGGGCAGTTCGCCTTCGGGCATCTCCAGGCCGAACATTTCGTACAGAATTTTAAGCCGCAGCAGCATCTGCCCGCGCTCTTTGGCGTCTTCGAATTTGAAGTACGTCATGTACAGCGCGCAGTCTTTTTGAAAATCGAACGTTTCCGTGTACCGCTCCTGAATCTCGTCCAGGCTCAGCTCGTGCATCTTGTTCCAGTAAGCGTGCGCGTCCGCGTAGGCCGGGTGGGCATCCGCGAACGACTCTTCCAGAAAAGCCGGATGGAAATCCAGCTTTTGCGGATACATGAGCTGACTGGCAAAAAATCCGAAAGACGTTTTGTAATCGTAGAGCTTCGTTACATCAATCACGCCAGATCCCTCCATAGAAGTTTTCTTCGTACAGGTCTTTGCCGGTCTTGGACGGCGCTTCCGAATTCGGATCGATCGCGGACGCGGTCGGTCCGCAGCCGTCGCAGCCCGTGTTCGCGCCCATCGCGCCGAGCATGTCGCCGAAGCCGGCGGCGCCCTGCGCCCGGTACGGATTGACGTAGCCTTCGCGGTGCGAGGTCGGCACGACGAAGCGGTCTTCGTACTTGGCGATCGCGAGCAGCCGGTACATCTCTTCCGTCTGGCGGGCGGTCAGGCCGACCCGCTCCAGCCGGGCGTTGTCGAACTCTTTGCCGGTCGTCTTGGCGCGCATATAGGAACGCATCATCGCCATGCGCTGCAGCGATTCCTTGACCGTCACGGTGTCGCCGGCCGTCAGCATATTGGCCAGGTATTGGATCGGGGTGCGCATCTCTTCGATCGCCGGGAAGATCATGTCCGGATTCTCGATCGAGTCGCGGCCTTCGAAATAGTTCATGATCGGGCTCAGCGGCGGCACGTACCAGACCATCGGCAGCGTCCGGTATTCCGGGTGCAGCGGGAAAGCCAGCTTGTGCTCGATCGCGAGCTTGTAGACCGGCGAGTTCTGCGCGCCTTCGATCCAGTCTTCGGAGATGCCGTCTCGGCGCGCCTGCTTGATGATCTCGGGATCATGCGGATCGAGGAACAACTCGCACTGCGCTTTGTACAGATCCTGCTCGTTCGGCGTGGAAGCCGATTCGTACACGCGGTCCGCGTCGTACAGCAGCACGCCGAGGTAACGGATACGGCCGGTGCACGTCTCGGAGCAGACGGTCGGCAGGCCCGCTTCGATCCGCGGGAAGCAGAACGTGCATTTCTCCGCTTTGTTCGTCTGCCAGTTGAAATACACTTTTTTGTACGGACAGCCGGTCATGCAGTACCGCCAGCCGCGGCACGCTTCCTGGTCGACCAGCACGATGCCGTCTTCTTCGCGCTTGTACATCGCGCCCGACGGGCACGACGCGACGCAGCTCGGATTGAGGCAGTGCTCGCACAGCCGCGGCAGATACACCATGAACGATTTTTCGAAATTGAACTTGATCTCTTCTTCGATCTTCTGGATATTCGGGTCGAGCGGGCCGGTAATATGCGCGCCGGCCAGATCGTCTTCCCAGTTCGGTCCCCAGTTCAGGTCCATTTTCTCGCCCGTAATGACGGAATGGGCCCGCGCGACCGGCGAATGCTCCTGGTCTTTGGCGTTGGTGAGATTTTCGTAGTTGTACGTCCACGGCTCGTAGTAATCTTTCATTTCCGGCATGTCCGGGTTGTAGAAAATTTTGCCGAGCGCGATTTTGGACAGTTTGTTGCCGGATTTCAGTTCCAGTTTGCCTTTGCGAAGCTGCCAGCCGCCTTTGTACAGTTCCTGGTCTTCCCAGCGCTTCGGATACCCGATGCCCGGCTTCGTCTCGACGTTGTTGAACCACATGTACTCCGCGCCTTTGCGGTTGGTCCAGGTCGTTTTGCACGTCACGCTGCACGTATGGCAGCCGATACATTTGTCGAGGTTCATGACCATTGCGATTTGCGCTTTAATTTTCAAGCCAGTTGACCTCCTTCATTTTGCGGACGGCCACGTAGACGTCGCGCTGGTTGCCGATCGGCCCGTAGTAGTTGAAGCCGTAGCTGAGCTGCGCATATCCGCCGACCATCTGCGTCGGCTTGAGATGGATACGCGTCGGCGC
This genomic window contains:
- a CDS encoding sensor histidine kinase, which produces MNPLMMKLFQNSKEAIFFFDKTGRALAMNPAAEEIVSDDVLMKLYQGSDNALCGTCRGYTSDTEQRTCLDCYMKIPESEEHTSFQVYLETKNKGVVPYAGSFHTVDPEDGTRVFMLRDLTPQLRVQERLYQNTMLRHVIEAQENERKRLSRELHDSVAQELMSAVIDLRVLKYMTDDETVLKKVKQTEASMTRLLDDIRNLSVELRPAALDDFGLEAAFRSHFKRVEQSYGLVVEFVSDVARKRYTSDIETVIYRICQEAVLNALKYAQVDTVSVHLFEQGGMLRLEVEDQGAGFEAGADPIGTGLGLYGMRERAELAGGTLDVRSEPGSGTRVRLRVPIAESQEKR
- a CDS encoding GAF domain-containing protein; amino-acid sequence: MELYADYQRELEAIRQAFGYDFLALALVEPAEQQYVIRWKYAAGNRNERFRRIMLQSGKGIAGIVFKTGKSVFIPSVPAYVGADSLFNYPIVQSEKLESLGAVPLWNDARVAGVLLAGFREEGRMTPELMQALEQAARSGIGELDGREVASN
- the narI gene encoding respiratory nitrate reductase subunit gamma, whose translation is MNMFDQLLWVIFPYACLMIFVVGHIFRYRHDQFSWTAKSSEFIEKKQLMFGSLLFHLGIIPVIFGHVSGLLIPKSWMAAMGVSEHIYHIGAVYIGGIFGAMTLIGMLLLTSRRFTIRNVRRLSSASDLIVNVLLLFIVFMGMYATLFTNAVQPTFDYRESISVWFRGLFLLRPDASLMHNVPMSFKIHALTGFAIFAFWPFTRLVHVWSVPLNYVGRSYILYRRHKSN
- the narJ gene encoding nitrate reductase molybdenum cofactor assembly chaperone, whose product is MIDVTKLYDYKTSFGFFASQLMYPQKLDFHPAFLEESFADAHPAYADAHAYWNKMHELSLDEIQERYTETFDFQKDCALYMTYFKFEDAKERGQMLLRLKILYEMFGLEMPEGELPDYLPLMCEFLYAAEWMKERKAPENFRLIFGVLEDGTYHLLAALEQLDSPYRHLVQGLRRTLKACLEQETVNP
- the narH gene encoding nitrate reductase subunit beta, with amino-acid sequence MKIKAQIAMVMNLDKCIGCHTCSVTCKTTWTNRKGAEYMWFNNVETKPGIGYPKRWEDQELYKGGWQLRKGKLELKSGNKLSKIALGKIFYNPDMPEMKDYYEPWTYNYENLTNAKDQEHSPVARAHSVITGEKMDLNWGPNWEDDLAGAHITGPLDPNIQKIEEEIKFNFEKSFMVYLPRLCEHCLNPSCVASCPSGAMYKREEDGIVLVDQEACRGWRYCMTGCPYKKVYFNWQTNKAEKCTFCFPRIEAGLPTVCSETCTGRIRYLGVLLYDADRVYESASTPNEQDLYKAQCELFLDPHDPEIIKQARRDGISEDWIEGAQNSPVYKLAIEHKLAFPLHPEYRTLPMVWYVPPLSPIMNYFEGRDSIENPDMIFPAIEEMRTPIQYLANMLTAGDTVTVKESLQRMAMMRSYMRAKTTGKEFDNARLERVGLTARQTEEMYRLLAIAKYEDRFVVPTSHREGYVNPYRAQGAAGFGDMLGAMGANTGCDGCGPTASAIDPNSEAPSKTGKDLYEENFYGGIWRD